A window from Ignavibacteriota bacterium encodes these proteins:
- a CDS encoding CcmD family protein — MENLLNFLETNSIYIVLFIVLTIWLGIFTYLNSLDKRLKEIEIEIKESRNEK; from the coding sequence TTGGAAAACTTGTTAAATTTTTTGGAAACTAATTCAATATACATTGTATTATTTATTGTATTAACAATTTGGTTGGGAATTTTTACATATCTCAATTCATTGGATAAAAGGCTAAAAGAAATCGAAATTGAAATTAAGGAATCACGCAATGAAAAATAA
- a CDS encoding ammonia-forming cytochrome c nitrite reductase subunit c552, which produces MLKKITLTMLLIFLTFGMINSQTLEVRPYGISARGVAADTNDIFEVKYNGLSNVGVGTTVYLVGEAVDTTFTSPVWNIKTKPSGSTVTILGNQDISETKKAISMVLDLEGTYVVEFTDGGLTSEITLNSAKYVGTPTTGLKCGTCHSAEQAKWEATGHANTVKPYTDDPAGHFANRCMSCHTTGYDAEASNNGFDDFEFVFPATLAEGNYDALVAAYPDAMQRANVQCEACHGPGSAHNGVVSDSKMVSAQASATCAYCHDSGTHHAIPALFTEAGLDATEFDGRGFHGGHTVGAFVGSTNRDGCSPCHSGAGYVQWIKEGRPADALGLPAKTAVRPDPTNFTCVTCHDPHDATNPYQLRAKETVLGDGTEISFETYGTGAQCIDCHRSRRQAATYAQDIKNGSAHFGAHHGPQGDMLLGKNAPDWGVELPSSPHAIAGGNACVDCHMAGESAFDAEGNLLKFGGHTFNMNNEEGEDNVESCEPCHGNVGETFKEKKFYINGNADLDADGTAEGLQEEVHGLLEELATYLPKNAQGGVLIQSTADFTTAADDSLTPRIMRAGYAYFFVEEDRSFGIHNPQYTVAMLKAAIAEMSGDPVNVNDFTNSLPTDYRLSQNYPNPFNPTTKINFSIPEVANVKVTVYDAIGREVSVLVNKQMSAGNYDVDWNAVNNAAGIYYYRIETGNFVATKKMVLIK; this is translated from the coding sequence ATGCTCAAAAAAATAACATTAACTATGCTGCTTATATTCCTAACTTTTGGAATGATAAACAGTCAAACGTTAGAAGTTAGACCATATGGAATTTCTGCAAGAGGAGTTGCCGCAGATACTAATGATATTTTCGAAGTAAAATATAATGGTTTATCAAATGTTGGTGTTGGAACAACAGTTTATTTAGTTGGCGAAGCTGTTGATACAACTTTTACAAGTCCGGTTTGGAACATCAAAACTAAACCAAGCGGATCAACTGTTACAATTCTTGGAAACCAAGACATAAGCGAAACCAAAAAAGCTATTTCTATGGTTCTTGATTTAGAAGGAACTTATGTTGTTGAATTCACCGATGGCGGATTAACAAGTGAAATCACATTAAATTCTGCGAAATATGTTGGAACACCAACTACTGGATTAAAGTGTGGTACTTGTCATTCAGCTGAACAAGCAAAATGGGAAGCTACAGGTCATGCAAACACAGTTAAACCATATACCGATGATCCGGCTGGACATTTTGCAAACAGATGTATGAGTTGTCATACAACCGGTTATGATGCAGAAGCCTCAAATAATGGATTCGATGATTTTGAATTCGTATTTCCTGCAACATTAGCAGAAGGAAATTATGATGCTTTGGTAGCTGCTTATCCAGATGCAATGCAAAGAGCAAATGTTCAATGCGAAGCTTGTCATGGTCCCGGCAGTGCTCATAATGGTGTAGTTTCAGATAGCAAAATGGTTTCTGCACAAGCAAGTGCAACGTGCGCATATTGCCATGATTCTGGAACACATCATGCAATTCCGGCATTATTTACTGAAGCTGGTTTAGATGCAACAGAATTTGATGGTCGCGGTTTCCATGGCGGACATACTGTTGGTGCATTTGTTGGGTCTACAAACAGAGATGGATGTTCACCATGCCACAGTGGAGCAGGTTATGTTCAATGGATTAAAGAAGGTAGACCAGCTGATGCATTAGGTTTACCAGCAAAAACAGCAGTTCGTCCGGATCCAACAAATTTTACATGCGTAACTTGTCATGATCCTCATGATGCAACAAATCCTTATCAATTAAGAGCAAAAGAAACCGTACTTGGCGATGGAACAGAAATTTCATTTGAAACTTATGGAACTGGTGCTCAATGTATAGATTGCCATAGAAGTAGAAGACAAGCAGCTACTTATGCTCAAGATATTAAAAATGGCAGTGCTCATTTTGGTGCTCATCATGGTCCTCAAGGTGATATGCTTTTAGGTAAAAACGCTCCGGATTGGGGAGTTGAATTGCCTAGTTCACCTCACGCTATTGCTGGTGGAAATGCTTGTGTTGATTGCCATATGGCTGGCGAATCTGCATTTGACGCAGAAGGAAATTTATTGAAATTCGGCGGACATACTTTCAACATGAATAATGAAGAAGGTGAAGATAATGTTGAATCTTGCGAACCTTGCCATGGAAATGTTGGTGAAACATTTAAAGAAAAGAAATTTTATATAAACGGAAATGCAGATTTAGATGCTGATGGAACTGCAGAAGGTTTACAAGAAGAAGTTCATGGATTATTAGAAGAATTAGCTACTTATTTACCAAAGAATGCTCAAGGCGGAGTTTTAATTCAATCTACAGCTGATTTTACTACTGCTGCAGATGATAGTTTAACACCTAGAATTATGAGAGCTGGTTATGCTTATTTCTTTGTTGAAGAAGACAGAAGCTTTGGTATCCACAATCCTCAATATACAGTTGCAATGTTAAAAGCAGCAATTGCTGAAATGTCTGGTGATCCAGTTAATGTTAATGATTTCACAAATTCATTACCAACTGATTACAGATTATCACAAAATTATCCTAATCCATTTAACCCAACAACAAAAATTAATTTCTCTATCCCAGAAGTTGCAAATGTAAAAGTTACAGTATATGATGCAATTGGTAGAGAAGTTTCAGTATTAGTTAATAAACAAATGAGTGCTGGGAATTATGATGTTGATTGGAATGCAGTAAATAATGCTGCTGGTATTTATTATTACAGAATCGAAACCGGTAATTTTGTTGCAACCAAGAAAATGGTATTAATTAAATAA
- the ccsA gene encoding cytochrome c biogenesis protein CcsA yields the protein MIYKSILFIIMVIVIITGISFPIVLKPSVWYEIPNIPGLEEKAKIIFFHVPTAWLSVIAFLMAMIYGIKYLRNQNLDDDAKSNAALQLGMIFTILATVTGSIWAKFTWGAFWHWDPRETSIFILLLIYGSLFALRSAIENEDKRAKLSAVYSIIAFLTVPFFIFIMPRIMSGLHPGSANDDNLGPVVDFKMNGTMQIIFYLSLVAFTMFYFWMWKIGYRSIIIKDRLLKKVI from the coding sequence ATGATATATAAATCAATTCTTTTCATCATAATGGTGATTGTTATAATTACCGGAATTTCATTTCCCATTGTGCTTAAACCGTCGGTTTGGTATGAAATTCCAAACATTCCCGGCTTAGAAGAAAAAGCAAAAATCATATTTTTTCATGTTCCAACAGCTTGGCTTTCCGTTATTGCATTTTTAATGGCAATGATATACGGAATTAAATATTTGCGAAATCAAAATTTAGATGATGATGCAAAATCAAATGCAGCATTGCAATTAGGAATGATATTTACAATTCTTGCAACTGTTACCGGATCAATTTGGGCTAAATTTACGTGGGGAGCTTTTTGGCATTGGGATCCGCGTGAAACAAGCATCTTTATTTTGTTATTGATTTACGGATCTTTATTTGCTTTAAGATCTGCAATAGAAAATGAAGATAAACGTGCAAAACTTTCTGCGGTTTATTCAATTATTGCATTTTTAACGGTTCCTTTTTTTATTTTCATTATGCCAAGAATTATGTCGGGCTTGCATCCTGGTTCTGCAAATGATGATAATTTAGGTCCCGTTGTTGATTTTAAAATGAACGGAACAATGCAGATTATTTTTTATTTATCTCTTGTTGCGTTTACTATGTTTTATTTTTGGATGTGGAAAATTGGTTATAGATCAATTATAATAAAAGATAGATTATTAAAAAAAGTTATTTAA
- a CDS encoding cytochrome c maturation protein CcmE, with protein sequence MKNKYMFGGIIIVVFLGIMSYLFTETNISYEENFSEIMNSTKTMKATGSWVKEKNYMMDKAKKEFSFYMKDYLGNEMKVIYNGTIPNNFESATSVVVTGKYKNGYFHADDILTKCPSKYEEQFDQSEKS encoded by the coding sequence ATGAAAAATAAATATATGTTTGGTGGAATTATAATAGTTGTGTTTTTGGGAATAATGTCATACTTATTTACAGAAACAAATATTTCATATGAAGAAAATTTTAGCGAAATAATGAATTCTACAAAAACTATGAAAGCAACGGGAAGCTGGGTTAAAGAGAAAAATTATATGATGGATAAAGCCAAAAAAGAATTTTCATTTTATATGAAAGATTATCTCGGCAATGAAATGAAAGTAATTTATAACGGAACAATTCCAAATAATTTTGAATCGGCAACTTCTGTAGTTGTAACCGGAAAATATAAAAACGGTTATTTTCATGCAGATGATATTCTAACAAAATGTCCATCCAAATACGAAGAACAATTTGATCAATCCGAAAAATCTTAA